A stretch of Acidimicrobiales bacterium DNA encodes these proteins:
- a CDS encoding DUF503 domain-containing protein: protein MHVLAVEFDLRLPGCRSLKDKRSTLRPVVDGLRNRHPVSVAETDHQELWQRAAIGVAVVSETPGHAQAMMDEAERFVWSFPEVEVLSATRRWLEED from the coding sequence ATGCACGTGCTCGCTGTCGAATTCGATCTCCGCCTTCCGGGGTGCCGGTCGCTGAAGGACAAGCGCAGCACACTCCGGCCCGTCGTCGACGGGTTGCGGAATCGTCATCCCGTCAGCGTGGCGGAGACGGATCACCAAGAACTGTGGCAACGGGCCGCGATCGGTGTGGCGGTGGTGTCGGAGACGCCGGGCCACGCGCAGGCGATGATGGACGAGGCGGAACGGTTCGTGTGGTCGTTCCCCGAGGTCGAGGTGTTGTCCGCCACACGGCGTTGGTTGGAGGAGGACTGA
- the ispG gene encoding flavodoxin-dependent (E)-4-hydroxy-3-methylbut-2-enyl-diphosphate synthase, whose protein sequence is MEFTQSFPRRETRQIMVGDVPVGGGAPISIQSMTVTKTADHEATLQQIYALAAAGCDIVRCTCNEPEAAEGLARIVPRSPVPIVADIHHQYRRALEALEAGVHCLRLNPGNIKNPEHIKTVAREAKDRNVPIRIGVNGGSLHPDLYKKYGGRVTPEAMVESALQEIAYFDEVGFDLIKISVKASSVPLMIEAYRQLAEVTDHPLHLGVTEAGPPPIGTLKATAGIATLLAEGIGDTIRYSLTADPVEEAKAGRQLLEAMGLRERKNVDLIACPSCGRAEVDVFTVAQDAMAAFGEREIPLQVAVMGCVVNGPGEARDADLGIAAGNKRGHLFVKGQNVMVVPEDEMVDTLVEWAEFIHEHGADAALAKAAATKDAAKKAADEDRNRNLDERGDDANDAETVIAEIRRKSE, encoded by the coding sequence ATGGAGTTCACGCAGAGTTTCCCCCGTCGCGAGACGAGGCAGATCATGGTGGGGGACGTGCCGGTGGGGGGTGGCGCCCCGATCTCGATCCAGTCGATGACGGTCACCAAGACCGCCGACCACGAGGCGACGCTCCAGCAGATCTACGCGCTCGCGGCGGCGGGCTGCGACATCGTGCGCTGCACGTGCAACGAGCCGGAGGCGGCCGAGGGCCTGGCCCGGATCGTGCCCCGTTCGCCGGTGCCGATCGTGGCGGACATCCATCACCAGTACCGGCGCGCGCTCGAAGCGCTCGAGGCCGGCGTCCACTGCCTGCGGCTCAACCCGGGCAACATCAAGAACCCGGAACACATCAAGACCGTCGCCCGCGAGGCCAAGGACCGCAACGTCCCGATCCGCATCGGCGTGAACGGCGGGTCGCTGCATCCCGACCTCTACAAGAAGTACGGGGGCAGGGTCACGCCGGAGGCGATGGTCGAGTCGGCCCTCCAGGAGATCGCCTATTTCGACGAGGTCGGCTTCGACCTGATCAAGATCTCGGTGAAGGCGTCGAGCGTGCCGCTGATGATCGAGGCGTACCGCCAGCTCGCGGAGGTCACCGATCATCCGCTGCACCTCGGTGTGACCGAGGCCGGCCCGCCGCCGATCGGCACGCTGAAGGCCACGGCCGGCATCGCCACCCTGCTCGCGGAGGGCATCGGCGACACGATCCGTTACTCGCTCACCGCGGATCCGGTCGAGGAGGCGAAGGCGGGGCGTCAGCTCCTCGAGGCGATGGGTCTGCGGGAGCGCAAGAACGTCGACCTGATCGCCTGTCCGAGCTGTGGCCGGGCCGAGGTGGACGTCTTCACCGTCGCCCAGGATGCGATGGCGGCGTTCGGTGAACGGGAGATCCCGCTCCAGGTGGCCGTGATGGGCTGCGTGGTGAACGGCCCGGGCGAGGCCCGTGACGCCGATCTCGGCATCGCGGCCGGCAACAAGCGGGGGCATCTCTTCGTGAAGGGCCAGAACGTGATGGTGGTGCCGGAGGACGAGATGGTCGACACGCTCGTCGAGTGGGCCGAGTTCATCCACGAGCACGGTGCCGATGCGGCACTGGCCAAGGCGGCGGCCACCAAGGACGCGGCCAAGAAGGCCGCCGACGAGGACCGGAACCGCAATCTCGACGAACGCGGTGACGACGCCAACGATGCCGAGACCGTCATCGCCGAGATCCGCCGCAAGTCGGAGTGA
- the rimP gene encoding ribosome maturation factor RimP, which translates to MAIIDRVRELVLPIIDAEGVDLYDIEHNGGVLRIFVDARRDPGDTETGIDIEVIKRISRGISHLLDETDPIPGRYTLEVSSPGLERPLRTAEHFRRAVGAEVKIKTMPNVDGDRRVQGIVTAADDEGVDIDVDGEIRRIALDDVSKARTVFDWGPTPKPGGPKNAPNTTNAPNHEKKAPTS; encoded by the coding sequence ATGGCCATCATCGACCGTGTTCGCGAACTCGTGCTCCCCATCATCGATGCGGAGGGCGTCGACCTCTACGACATCGAGCACAACGGCGGCGTGCTGCGGATCTTCGTCGACGCCCGCCGCGATCCGGGTGACACCGAGACCGGCATCGACATCGAGGTGATCAAGCGCATCAGCCGGGGCATCAGCCACCTGCTCGACGAGACCGATCCGATTCCCGGCCGCTACACCCTCGAGGTGTCGAGCCCCGGGCTCGAGCGTCCGCTGCGCACCGCCGAACACTTCCGCCGTGCCGTCGGCGCCGAGGTCAAGATCAAGACGATGCCCAACGTCGACGGTGACCGTCGGGTCCAGGGCATCGTGACCGCGGCGGACGACGAGGGCGTCGACATCGACGTCGATGGTGAGATCCGACGGATCGCCCTCGACGACGTGTCGAAGGCCCGCACCGTCTTCGACTGGGGGCCCACCCCCAAGCCCGGCGGCCCCAAGAACGCACCGAACACCACGAACGCACCCAACCACGAGAAGAAGGCTCCGACGTCATGA
- the rseP gene encoding RIP metalloprotease RseP gives MTMRIGGADEAEVEERPNDFTGLALVVVAIVLLGMLASWNLAFIVVAIIFMIFMHEMGHFLTAKLTGMKVTEFFIGFGPRIWSFEKGETEYGIKMIPAGAYVRIIGMNNLDPTEPGDEHRAYRVKSFPRKLLVVCAGSLMHFAMAFLLIFAFIAWQGVADDSGDWTIGSVSDQSAAAALELEVGDEILAVDGIEVDDFEQFGQIVQARGAQEVEVVYQRGGETFTESVVLGGRLTAAGQEAIVGLEFKDRILAIDGVDVFSWADVTAAVGDRIGEPIPVVFDSATLGEVRVVDDAVFNEILPATVATEGFFGVSGEAKRDSLNIFEAGSRSIGEFGSFFTTITSGMWETLTGGAVPNFVSDTLSGDIDTVHDDITSTNAEERELASRALEEGNPDDQRIISIYGAARVGSQISEDGFEFVLVFMAGLNISVGLLNMLPLPPLDGGHVVVATYERMRSWGGRRYEVDYNKVLPLTYFVFAVLTLFGLIAIFRDIIDPINVG, from the coding sequence ATGACCATGCGTATCGGCGGTGCCGACGAGGCCGAGGTCGAGGAGCGGCCCAACGACTTCACCGGTCTGGCGCTGGTCGTCGTCGCCATCGTCCTGCTCGGCATGCTCGCCAGCTGGAACCTCGCCTTCATCGTCGTGGCGATCATCTTCATGATCTTCATGCACGAGATGGGGCACTTCCTCACCGCCAAGCTCACGGGGATGAAGGTCACCGAGTTCTTCATCGGCTTCGGGCCCCGCATCTGGTCGTTCGAGAAGGGCGAGACCGAGTACGGCATCAAGATGATTCCGGCCGGCGCCTACGTCCGCATCATCGGAATGAACAATCTCGACCCGACCGAACCCGGCGACGAGCATCGTGCCTACCGGGTGAAGTCGTTCCCCCGGAAGCTGCTCGTGGTCTGCGCCGGGTCGCTGATGCACTTCGCGATGGCGTTCCTGCTGATCTTCGCGTTCATCGCGTGGCAGGGTGTCGCCGACGACAGCGGCGACTGGACGATCGGCAGCGTGAGCGATCAGAGCGCGGCCGCCGCGCTCGAGCTCGAGGTCGGTGACGAGATCCTGGCGGTCGACGGCATCGAGGTCGACGACTTCGAGCAGTTCGGCCAGATCGTCCAGGCCCGAGGCGCCCAGGAGGTCGAGGTCGTCTACCAGCGGGGCGGGGAGACGTTCACCGAGTCCGTCGTGCTCGGCGGGCGCCTGACCGCCGCCGGCCAGGAGGCGATCGTCGGTCTCGAGTTCAAGGACCGGATCCTGGCGATCGACGGTGTCGACGTGTTCAGCTGGGCCGACGTCACCGCGGCGGTCGGTGATCGCATCGGCGAGCCGATTCCCGTCGTGTTCGACTCGGCCACGCTCGGGGAGGTCCGGGTCGTCGACGACGCCGTCTTCAACGAGATCCTGCCCGCCACCGTGGCCACCGAGGGCTTCTTCGGCGTCTCCGGCGAGGCGAAGCGGGACTCGCTCAATATCTTCGAGGCGGGCAGCCGCTCGATCGGCGAGTTCGGTTCGTTCTTCACCACGATCACGTCGGGTATGTGGGAAACCCTCACCGGTGGTGCGGTGCCGAACTTCGTCAGCGACACCCTGAGCGGTGACATCGACACCGTCCACGACGACATCACCTCCACCAACGCCGAGGAACGGGAGCTGGCCAGCCGGGCGCTCGAGGAAGGCAACCCGGACGACCAGCGCATCATCTCGATCTACGGGGCGGCCCGGGTCGGAAGCCAGATCTCCGAGGACGGCTTCGAGTTCGTCCTCGTCTTCATGGCCGGCCTCAACATCTCGGTCGGTCTGCTCAACATGTTGCCGCTCCCGCCCCTCGACGGCGGCCATGTCGTCGTCGCCACCTACGAGCGGATGCGCTCCTGGGGTGGCCGTCGCTACGAGGTCGACTACAACAAGGTCCTGCCGCTCACGTACTTCGTGTTCGCGGTCCTCACCCTCTTCGGTCTGATCGCCATCTTCCGCGACATCATCGACCCCATCAACGTCGGCTGA
- the truB gene encoding tRNA pseudouridine(55) synthase TruB codes for MAKTLDLGPHGVVVIDKPAGWTSHDVVAKSRGVLGTRKVGHSGTLDPDATGVLVLGVGKATRLLRFLTELPKSYVGEIVLGTETDTLDAAGEITATHDMAGVTDEAVRAAAAALTGPIEQIPPMVSAVKIDGKRLHQLAREGKEVEREPRPVTVYRYDVEPVEGEPGVWRCEVDCSSGTYVRTLAADLGTALGGGAHLRSLRRTAVGGYTLDDAGTIDEPVVLPIAAAVRHLSSVVADEAMAVDVSHGKRLERERLGVGEADGPWAVLDEAGDLLAVYEAHKGATKPAVVIPR; via the coding sequence GTGGCGAAGACGCTTGACCTCGGCCCGCACGGCGTCGTCGTCATCGACAAGCCGGCCGGATGGACGAGCCACGACGTCGTCGCCAAGAGCCGCGGCGTGCTCGGCACCCGCAAGGTCGGACACAGCGGCACGCTCGACCCGGATGCCACCGGCGTGCTGGTCCTGGGGGTGGGCAAGGCCACCCGGCTCCTGCGCTTCCTGACCGAACTGCCGAAGTCCTATGTCGGGGAGATCGTGCTCGGCACGGAGACCGACACGCTCGACGCCGCCGGGGAGATCACCGCCACCCACGACATGGCGGGCGTCACCGACGAGGCCGTTCGCGCGGCCGCCGCCGCGCTCACCGGTCCGATCGAGCAGATCCCGCCGATGGTGTCGGCGGTGAAGATCGACGGGAAGCGCCTCCACCAGCTCGCCCGGGAGGGCAAGGAGGTCGAGCGCGAGCCCCGGCCCGTCACGGTGTACCGCTACGACGTCGAGCCCGTCGAGGGTGAGCCCGGTGTCTGGCGCTGCGAGGTGGACTGCTCGTCGGGCACCTACGTACGCACCCTCGCCGCCGATCTGGGCACCGCCCTCGGCGGCGGTGCCCACCTGCGATCCCTGCGGCGCACGGCGGTGGGCGGCTACACGCTGGACGACGCGGGGACGATCGACGAACCGGTGGTGTTGCCGATCGCCGCCGCGGTGCGGCATCTTTCGTCCGTCGTGGCGGACGAGGCGATGGCGGTGGACGTCTCCCACGGCAAGCGCCTCGAACGCGAACGCCTCGGCGTCGGTGAGGCCGACGGGCCGTGGGCGGTGCTGGACGAAGCCGGCGATCTCCTCGCCGTCTACGAGGCGCACAAGGGCGCCACGAAACCCGCCGTCGTCATCCCCCGATAG
- the infB gene encoding translation initiation factor IF-2, translating to MPSNIRVYELARELGMTNAETLELAEGLGIGVKSHSSSIVDAQADRVRRKAEREGLTRDEQPPEPKKAAKKSTKKSSKKAAKKSTKKAAKKSTKKSTKKAETPVDEPAEAEPAPEPAPEPEVVAPAAEVEDAPVAEVEEPAPAEESAPAEEPTPAPATARRAIKSSGSVAPPKRPAEEEPVAAAAPVKKVVKKVVKKVVKKVAINPNVKPGDAPTSQSGKPIPPPPRSATGRAIPPPPGGRGPRTPSGGPGRSGPGGPPPGGRRPPSGGPRQQVPGAGGPPGRGGPGGGPGRGGPGGPNQGRRPPRRKGRRRRSREELQPMDAPSYTPDDAPVPDGEIVVERASTALDLGPKLNRTAADVVRFMMEAGEMVTATQSLSDEMIELFADDIGAEVRLVDPGEEQEVELQKLLEVDPEAEADAPLRPPVITVMGHVDHGKTLLLDRIRNANVVEGEAGGITQHIGAYQVERGGQKITFIDTPGHEALTAMRARGAGSTDIVILMVAADDGVMPQTIEAINHAKAAEVPIVVAVNKIDRDNADPDKAIAGVAEHGLVPEEWGGDTIFQRVSALQNEGIDELLDQLLLVAEVEDLRAAPDGRASGMVLEANLDIGRGPVATVLVQRGTLKVGDPMVAGAAWGRVRALVNDRGENVQEAGPSTPVQVLGLSEVAVAGDEFVVAPSEKVASRVADTREHWQRQSSLGREAHALSGGARLEDIFEQIKRGEAATLNLVVKADVNGSLEAVTESLRKLERDEVKIGFVHRGVGGITENDIQLAAASNATIIGFNVRPERKARDLAELEDVEIRTYEIIYKLLEDIEAAMVGMLAPQFEEIVTGDAEVREIFSVPRIGKIAGCYVTNGVIRRNSKVRFLREGTIIWKGSVQSLRRFKEDAAEVAAGYECGIGLSDFQDLKEGDVIETYEEQEIERTLDS from the coding sequence GTGCCATCCAACATCCGCGTCTACGAACTCGCTCGCGAACTCGGCATGACCAACGCCGAGACGCTCGAGCTCGCCGAGGGCCTCGGAATCGGGGTCAAGAGCCACTCGTCGAGCATCGTTGACGCGCAGGCAGACCGTGTCCGCCGCAAGGCCGAACGAGAGGGTCTCACCCGCGACGAGCAGCCGCCCGAGCCCAAGAAGGCGGCCAAGAAGTCGACGAAGAAGTCGTCGAAGAAGGCGGCCAAGAAGTCCACCAAGAAGGCGGCCAAGAAGTCGACGAAGAAGTCGACGAAGAAGGCCGAAACGCCCGTCGACGAGCCGGCGGAGGCCGAGCCCGCCCCCGAGCCGGCCCCCGAGCCCGAGGTCGTCGCCCCCGCCGCCGAGGTGGAGGACGCGCCGGTCGCCGAGGTCGAGGAGCCCGCACCGGCCGAGGAGTCCGCACCGGCCGAGGAGCCCACGCCGGCTCCCGCGACTGCTCGCCGCGCCATCAAGTCATCCGGCAGCGTCGCCCCGCCGAAACGACCGGCCGAAGAGGAGCCCGTCGCGGCTGCCGCTCCGGTCAAGAAGGTCGTCAAGAAGGTCGTGAAGAAGGTCGTCAAGAAGGTGGCGATCAACCCGAACGTGAAGCCCGGCGACGCGCCGACCTCGCAGTCCGGCAAGCCGATCCCGCCGCCGCCGAGGTCCGCGACCGGTCGCGCGATTCCGCCGCCTCCGGGCGGTCGTGGTCCCCGCACCCCGTCCGGTGGTCCCGGACGCAGTGGTCCCGGTGGCCCGCCTCCGGGCGGCCGTCGTCCGCCGAGTGGTGGCCCCCGCCAGCAGGTGCCCGGCGCCGGTGGACCTCCGGGCCGTGGTGGCCCGGGTGGTGGCCCCGGCCGTGGTGGCCCCGGCGGCCCGAACCAGGGTCGTCGTCCGCCCCGTCGCAAGGGTCGTCGCCGTCGCAGCCGCGAAGAACTCCAGCCGATGGACGCGCCGTCCTACACGCCGGACGACGCGCCGGTCCCGGACGGCGAGATCGTCGTCGAGCGCGCTTCGACGGCGCTCGACCTCGGCCCCAAGCTCAACCGCACGGCCGCCGATGTCGTCCGCTTCATGATGGAAGCGGGCGAGATGGTCACGGCCACGCAGAGCCTGTCCGACGAGATGATCGAGCTCTTCGCCGACGACATCGGCGCCGAGGTGCGTCTGGTCGATCCGGGTGAAGAGCAGGAAGTGGAGCTCCAGAAGCTCCTCGAGGTCGACCCCGAGGCCGAGGCCGACGCGCCGTTGCGTCCGCCGGTCATCACCGTCATGGGCCATGTCGATCACGGCAAGACCCTGCTCCTCGACCGCATCCGCAACGCCAACGTCGTCGAGGGCGAGGCCGGTGGCATCACCCAGCACATCGGCGCGTACCAGGTCGAGCGGGGCGGTCAGAAGATCACCTTCATCGACACCCCGGGCCACGAGGCGTTAACCGCCATGCGGGCCCGCGGCGCCGGCTCCACCGACATCGTCATCTTGATGGTGGCGGCGGACGACGGCGTGATGCCGCAGACCATCGAGGCGATCAACCACGCCAAGGCGGCGGAGGTCCCGATCGTGGTCGCCGTCAACAAGATCGATCGCGACAACGCCGATCCCGACAAGGCGATCGCCGGGGTCGCCGAACACGGACTCGTTCCGGAGGAGTGGGGCGGCGACACCATCTTCCAGCGCGTGTCCGCCTTGCAGAACGAGGGCATCGACGAACTGCTCGACCAGCTTCTTCTCGTCGCCGAGGTGGAGGACCTGCGGGCCGCGCCCGACGGTCGGGCGTCCGGCATGGTCCTCGAGGCCAACCTCGACATCGGCCGTGGCCCGGTGGCCACGGTGCTGGTGCAGCGCGGCACCCTGAAGGTCGGCGATCCGATGGTCGCCGGTGCGGCCTGGGGCCGCGTGCGCGCCCTCGTCAACGATCGCGGCGAGAACGTGCAGGAAGCCGGGCCGTCGACTCCGGTCCAGGTGCTCGGCCTGAGTGAGGTCGCCGTGGCCGGCGACGAGTTCGTGGTCGCCCCGAGCGAGAAGGTCGCGAGTCGGGTGGCCGACACCCGCGAGCACTGGCAGCGTCAGTCGAGCCTCGGCCGTGAAGCCCACGCGCTTTCCGGTGGTGCCCGACTCGAGGACATCTTCGAGCAGATCAAGCGGGGTGAAGCGGCCACGCTCAACCTGGTCGTCAAGGCCGATGTGAATGGTTCGCTCGAGGCCGTCACGGAGTCGCTGCGCAAGCTCGAACGCGACGAGGTCAAGATCGGCTTCGTCCATCGTGGCGTCGGCGGAATCACCGAGAACGACATCCAGCTGGCCGCCGCGTCCAACGCGACGATCATCGGGTTCAACGTGCGTCCCGAGCGCAAGGCGCGTGACCTCGCCGAGCTCGAGGATGTGGAGATCCGCACCTACGAGATCATCTACAAGCTCCTCGAGGACATCGAGGCGGCGATGGTCGGCATGCTCGCTCCCCAGTTCGAGGAGATCGTCACCGGCGACGCCGAGGTCCGCGAGATCTTCAGCGTCCCCCGCATCGGCAAGATCGCCGGTTGCTACGTCACCAACGGTGTCATCCGGCGCAACTCCAAGGTTCGTTTCCTCCGGGAGGGCACGATCATCTGGAAGGGATCGGTCCAGTCGCTGCGGCGCTTCAAGGAGGACGCGGCAGAGGTCGCGGCCGGCTACGAGTGCGGTATCGGACTGTCGGACTTCCAGGATCTCAAGGAGGGCGACGTGATCGAGACCTATGAGGAGCAGGAGATCGAGCGCACGCTCGACAGCTGA
- the rbfA gene encoding 30S ribosome-binding factor RbfA → MARKGNNNRNRRANPATANRTARVGELIRRILAEELEYIDDDRLALVSITDVDVDRELHKAVIWFTTLDGDEDPAIAEAFEELRGQLRKAVSSQARLRQTPLLEFRADTTLRAAQRIEELLANDDRPPVPDLPDVSEDRGEDA, encoded by the coding sequence ATGGCCAGGAAGGGCAACAACAATCGCAACCGGCGTGCGAACCCGGCGACCGCGAACCGCACGGCGCGGGTCGGGGAGCTGATCCGCCGGATCCTCGCCGAGGAGCTCGAGTACATCGACGACGACCGCTTGGCGTTGGTGTCCATCACCGACGTCGACGTCGACCGCGAGCTGCACAAGGCCGTGATCTGGTTCACCACCCTCGACGGTGACGAGGACCCGGCGATCGCCGAGGCGTTCGAGGAACTCCGGGGCCAGCTCCGCAAGGCCGTGAGCTCGCAGGCCCGCCTCCGCCAGACCCCTCTGCTCGAGTTCCGCGCCGACACGACCCTGCGGGCCGCCCAGCGGATCGAGGAGCTGTTGGCGAACGACGACCGGCCGCCCGTGCCGGACCTCCCCGACGTGAGCGAGGACCGTGGCGAAGACGCTTGA
- the nusA gene encoding transcription termination factor NusA, producing MNQDMMEALQALAAERGISVDALFAALADALESAYKRMPGAHEYAWVTIDPDTMEFRVFAQELDEDGEPIGEEFEVTPDDFGRIAAQTARQVMTQRIREAERELKYEEYAGREGDIVTGMIQQTDARYTLLDLGRVEALLPQAEQVPYERPDSNVRIKAYIVEVRKTAKGPQIVVSRTHPGLVKRLFELEVPEIADGVVEIKACAREPGHRTKIAVYSNDSNVDPVGACVGARGARVRQVVNELRGEKIDIVPFSEDLDEFVMKALSPAKVTQVRPDPETGDCDVIVPDYQLSLAIGKEGQNARLASRLTGWGINIKSETQLAEEEAYGDVEWAEGEWVTDPESGEQVWQPADGGDAVSASDWAEAADENAEANADEPAEAAADVPAADEPAADEPAEADEGAPEAEAAPADAGDEEE from the coding sequence ATGAACCAAGACATGATGGAAGCACTCCAGGCGCTCGCCGCCGAGCGCGGTATCTCCGTCGACGCGCTGTTCGCCGCCCTGGCGGACGCGCTCGAGTCCGCCTACAAGCGCATGCCCGGCGCCCACGAATACGCCTGGGTGACGATCGATCCCGACACGATGGAGTTCCGGGTGTTCGCCCAGGAGCTCGACGAGGACGGCGAGCCGATCGGCGAGGAGTTCGAGGTCACCCCCGACGACTTCGGCCGCATCGCCGCTCAGACCGCCCGCCAGGTGATGACCCAGCGCATCCGCGAAGCCGAGCGCGAGCTCAAGTACGAGGAGTACGCGGGCCGCGAGGGCGACATCGTCACCGGCATGATCCAGCAGACCGACGCGCGCTACACCCTGCTCGACCTCGGTCGGGTGGAGGCGCTGCTTCCGCAGGCCGAGCAGGTGCCCTACGAGCGTCCCGACTCCAACGTGCGCATCAAGGCGTACATCGTCGAGGTCCGCAAGACGGCCAAGGGCCCCCAGATCGTGGTCAGCCGCACCCACCCGGGCCTGGTGAAGCGCCTGTTCGAGCTCGAGGTGCCCGAGATCGCCGACGGGGTCGTCGAGATCAAGGCCTGCGCCCGCGAACCAGGTCACCGCACGAAGATCGCCGTCTACTCGAACGACTCGAACGTCGATCCGGTCGGCGCCTGCGTCGGCGCCCGTGGTGCGCGCGTCCGTCAGGTCGTCAACGAACTCCGGGGCGAGAAGATCGACATCGTCCCGTTCTCCGAGGACCTCGACGAGTTCGTCATGAAGGCGCTCTCGCCCGCCAAGGTCACCCAGGTGCGTCCCGATCCCGAGACGGGCGACTGTGACGTCATCGTGCCCGACTATCAGCTGTCGCTGGCGATCGGCAAGGAGGGGCAGAACGCCCGCCTCGCGTCCCGTCTGACCGGTTGGGGCATCAACATCAAGAGCGAGACCCAGCTCGCCGAGGAAGAGGCCTACGGCGACGTCGAGTGGGCCGAGGGCGAGTGGGTCACCGATCCCGAGAGCGGGGAGCAGGTCTGGCAACCGGCCGACGGCGGCGACGCCGTGTCCGCGTCGGACTGGGCCGAAGCCGCCGACGAGAACGCCGAAGCGAACGCCGACGAACCGGCCGAAGCCGCCGCGGATGTCCCGGCTGCCGACGAGCCGGCCGCCGACGAACCGGCCGAGGCCGACGAGGGTGCCCCCGAGGCCGAAGCGGCTCCGGCCGATGCCGGCGACGAAGAGGAATAG
- the dxr gene encoding 1-deoxy-D-xylulose-5-phosphate reductoisomerase — MTTSVAVLGSSGSIGTQTLDIVRAEPDRYRVEALGVARSVDLVVEQAAEFRPSVVAVADEEAARGLADRLPAGTELLVGTDAMAGAATTSDVVINGVVGFAGLSVTLAALEAGKRLGLANKESLIAAGPVVQRVWEASAGDLVPVDSEHCAVHQCLRANDITGKITDADRVHQIVLTASGGPFRGRTRADLESVTIDDALAHPTWSMGPKITIDSSTLMNKGLEVIEAHELFGIDYDRIGVVVHPQSVIHSMVSYTDGATIAQLSMPDMRLCIGYALAFPDRLEVPYGAIDWTEMSQLDFQTPDLEAFPCLRLAYEAGRAGETAPAWLSAANEVAVDEFLKGRIRWVDISDVLDAALQAWPGTEATSVDVVLETDRQARAAAADLIDSRTRV; from the coding sequence ATGACCACGTCGGTTGCCGTCCTCGGCTCGTCCGGATCCATCGGCACGCAGACGCTCGACATCGTCCGCGCCGAGCCGGATCGCTACCGGGTCGAGGCCCTGGGCGTCGCCCGTTCCGTCGACCTCGTCGTGGAGCAGGCTGCGGAGTTCCGTCCGTCGGTCGTGGCCGTCGCCGACGAAGAGGCGGCGCGCGGGCTCGCCGACCGGCTCCCGGCCGGCACCGAGCTCCTCGTGGGCACCGATGCGATGGCTGGTGCGGCCACGACGAGCGATGTCGTCATCAACGGCGTCGTCGGGTTCGCCGGCCTGTCGGTTACCCTCGCCGCCCTCGAGGCCGGCAAGCGGCTCGGGCTCGCGAACAAGGAGTCGCTCATCGCCGCCGGCCCGGTCGTGCAACGCGTCTGGGAGGCCTCGGCGGGCGATCTCGTGCCGGTCGACAGCGAACACTGTGCCGTGCACCAGTGTCTGCGGGCCAACGACATCACGGGCAAGATCACCGACGCGGATCGGGTCCATCAGATCGTGCTCACCGCGAGCGGGGGGCCGTTCCGGGGTCGCACGCGTGCGGATCTCGAGTCCGTCACGATCGACGACGCGCTGGCCCACCCGACCTGGTCGATGGGTCCGAAGATCACCATCGACTCCAGCACGCTGATGAACAAGGGTCTCGAGGTGATCGAGGCCCACGAACTGTTCGGCATCGACTACGACCGCATCGGCGTGGTCGTCCATCCCCAGTCGGTCATCCACTCGATGGTCAGCTACACCGACGGCGCCACGATCGCCCAGCTGTCGATGCCCGACATGCGGCTGTGCATTGGCTACGCGTTGGCCTTCCCCGACCGATTGGAAGTGCCGTACGGCGCCATCGATTGGACCGAGATGAGCCAGCTCGACTTCCAGACCCCCGATCTCGAGGCCTTCCCCTGCCTCCGGCTGGCCTACGAGGCCGGGCGGGCGGGCGAGACGGCCCCGGCGTGGCTCAGCGCGGCGAACGAGGTCGCCGTCGACGAGTTTCTCAAGGGCCGTATCCGCTGGGTCGACATCTCGGACGTGCTGGACGCGGCGCTGCAGGCGTGGCCGGGAACAGAAGCCACCTCCGTCGACGTTGTTCTGGAGACCGACCGCCAGGCCCGTGCCGCGGCCGCTGATCTGATCGATTCGAGGACCCGAGTATGA